One window of the Betta splendens chromosome 21, fBetSpl5.4, whole genome shotgun sequence genome contains the following:
- the rif1 gene encoding telomere-associated protein RIF1 isoform X2 yields MMMATAVPPSSSSFLPLLESLEDGTSGPSEQTDAYLTIANRLSGEEGRHFLPAVEKHFSRLGNAILAHITSTNAELSQAALQALGFCVYHSHLVSAVPEAFVAETLTALCSLVVKSTDKNTCTRALWVISKQSFTPDVVAEKVPSILGALESVWSREDIQSVVMEHEALNVVIRLLEQVPAQMSQEVVRWAKLIIPLVVHSASKVRLRAAAAMEMGMPLLLKKQTEVAAVIEPLMSSKLIPELQKLFMSKNETNVLKLWPLFVRLLGKLLHRGGPFINSLLHLEELGFRSSSPTVKKIAFIAWKSLIDNFALNPDILCSAKRMKLLMQPLTSINVRTEALMLTKVEVWWYLVVQLGPNLSSNFDQVSVPLLQSTLGSDCSVVSGTPLKAASHNGTAAAGTSKTGTPGFNSQANTSRMSLNSSVQVQPSFPCIQLLGLEMLLHYFLGPEAVAVATKNKLVLSLEPLKDPLLSGASSFTKHATVLTSSIRDGFTNVGKDAPDSLLAVTWTSLARFVNLTIESGTKKDRQGCEVLTLMLQALQSIVTSEALPAARVLTLFEATVQCIPQRVLGSASYQVGKMDVLNGTPARFLILLLYNSSLLPAYTQDERFFQCLQKLVVCGLSGPTSSLAFAEAVLGAIKTSAGSLQNKEQLWRMWSVMVGSLTDTITQSNEVNQGDALEHNFSAVHSALLFPVTHLLHGAPLQQAAQKSMLSTWSKLYKVFARCSALVATAEENVCCEEFCAKMAASIDKEALKVPSTLNAVSSILQVMMECVDFSPYTPQFQQKLKSPHTPVNWMKKRNKALGNLFTLQSLLVQCLEVYLEAPDASREAAGAALASILSTLFTNLILANSVQEALTSLIRPLSLLYEQASAEPPKFSPQLLAKLEKLLSEILNCLQNRSTLAYNDELLALLSSLLCVLFPHKSKLLRSSVTHFWNATFANSVSLTYPDELRPILSQVKQKTPIILPGFEVVTVSDELSEQYSSESSQMETKLSGMPVSSVGKRDSLLTKAAEPNDRTTKTPKPVSTKLDFGSPKPPCRGVLEEEASIDFVFIPPETKQRVLTEHQKEVKRTKRVDIPAMYNNLDASLDTTVFSQFTQSQEDSANKVPTEQADKVNKDATGKDSEEDMENEDPDVLRKETQDYASPQIAEKMMVDPHQEEMVPESTDVSMEEDTKRGLVTTSQERISPNMSASPDLVSTPQKPNSRRQPFITLEKYGDGKPASPSTASTFKGPLVKTSNSQEHSGSSTTPSSQDLQTCAHPNSQGSQSSPKEEMNSQRPVNDATESPRRPKDSEMKSEPVRLIERLHSDTTEDEDVIPDTQTKMESKETKKASGEMKTSSQEEETDSALDDSQSSVIQSSQSEPRRSGRHRVRPLLPGENPDDWEEMYKNYKQRRSGSAHNDSPIADGPYTRSKQAAEEDSGKKRLRSRTQRDQGESSRTPSEGKALKKIRLLKSVESSLDKPQPRRRSPRESSQTDMSDSQSDHESQSQGSRSRPSKTPEEVRLKKKVLPEKEESSQTITPEAEIEQVENDNVQKINTPSPPAIKKSQEVELVEQNETNNELKDCQMPTLSPENAGKSQEVKPVEQTDKDGLQAKSESPSLQRSELLETESRDALLVTSPNKQESQDRTSTTCELDHQNLVKDKLKTKVMEESLSHEDSQETTPSSDSQSLRRSRRSKASSEAEPGDGKLSLEKESPSNSQTPVTASDQTETRGGRTRRSKVQEQVTKLSPSSNTDSSQSQDAARPESLGRGRYSRRRSLGNVDTSESDSSEPRESGPVPKRRGKKPRASLQSPLSLEWKGKNNADTAKDEADHSQKEEASNAEEGSSQESPETLAVGDISQEQCNKGSAMNVETDAEALAAVAPEKTETHDAEEQSRKELDNVSSVESGDTGGLRESAALSGETIQDRLPCDTAVASETSEEPQISETSEEKVEDSEMEAEGNQKDDSEQQEPAVNTVEDESLNVLHELLPATDQCVEKPSTPVEKDKDDAPETLEEEETKADAVSSSVITDQTPVSAESAQTASFQESPMKQDLDAVMAADVGESPLSSRTRGTWSPSASPSTSILKKGQKRPLEEESPSPLVKSRRVSFANPIQHQETADDIDRRSPAIRTSSPRRSRVSGLPQPKYVTTPTKGLMILSPRNLHSPGYRSSKKCLISEMSQEPRAVSRDCIYPALVGCSAPVEAVLPQISSNMWSRGFGHLVRARNIKTIGDLSALTPSEVKTLPIRSPKLSNVKKALKSYEQQRKGRTSDELKSFDETEMLTSEPEEISAPENQDEEEKVPAETLATELLDEPAPADVQHQAPEGELVSEVEALTSRMTPVELSRLSPQQLVQMHEHLGGMMRCVVMELQTRLCQTDNSA; encoded by the exons AAGCCTTTGTTGCAGAAACACTGACAGCACTTTGCTCATTGGTGGTGAAATCAACAGATAAAAACACGTGCACCAGAGCGTTATGGGTCATCTCCAAACAGAGCTTCACTCCCGATGTGGTCGCAGAAAAA GTGCCGTCTATACTGGGAGCTCTGGAAAGtgtgtggagcagagaggacaTCCAGTCTGTGGTGATGGAGCACGAGGCCTTGAACGTTGTCATCAG GTTGCTGGAGCAGGTACCAGCCCAGATGAGTCAGGAAGTGGTTCGGTGGGCGAAGCTCATCATCCCGCTGGTCGTCCACTCTGCCTCCAAAGTGCGTCTGCGAGCGGCAGCAGCCATGGAGATGGGGATGCCCCTGCTCCTGAAGAAGCAGACGGAGGTGGCGGCTGTCATCGAACCCCTTATGTCTTCA AAACTGATCCCAGAGCTGCAAAAGCTTTTCATGTCCAAGAATGAAACGAATGTCCTGAAGCTCTGGCCGCTGTTCGTGAGGCTGCTGGGGAAG ctgctgcacagaggaggCCCCTTCATCAACTCCTTGCTGCATCTGGAGGAACTCGGCTTCCGCAGCTCCTCTCCCACCGTCAAAAAGATCGCCTTCATCGCGTGGAAGAGCCTCATTGATAACTTCGCTCTCAACCCAG ACATTCTGTGCAGTGCCAAACGTATGAAGCTCCTAATGCAGCCGCTCACCTCCATCAACGTCCGGACAGAAGCGCTGATGCTCACAAAGGTGGAGGTCTGGTGGTACCTGGTTGTCCAACTCGGGCCCAACCTGTCCTCCAACTTTGACCAG GTTTCTGTGCCTCTGCTCCAAAGCACCCTTGGCTCCGATTGCTCTGTTGTCTCTGGGACTCCTTTAAAAGCTGCTTCTCACAATGGGACAGCTGCAGCTGGCACATCCAAAACAG GTACTCCAGGTTTCAACAGCCAAGCCAACACGTCTCGGATGAGCCTGAACTCCAGCGTCCAGGTGCAGCCCAGCTTCCCCTGTATCCAACTGCTGGGTCTGGAGATGTTGCTTCATTATTTTCTAGGACCTGAGGCTGTTGCTGTGGCGACAAAGAACAAACTCGTCCTGAGTCTTG AGCCCTTGAAAGACCCTCTACTCTCTGGTGCATCATCTTTCACCAAACATGCCACTGTGCTCACCTCCAGCATCAGAGACGGTTTCACAAACGTTggcaaagatgctccag attCCCTTTTGGCCGTGACATGGACGAGTCTCGCCCGGTTTGTCAACTTAACTATAGAGTCAG GCACCAAGAAGGATCGTCAGGGCTGTGAAGTCCTCACACTGATGCTCCAGGCCTTGCAGAGCATCGTCACCTCAGAAGCTCTgcctgcagccagagtcctg ACTCTGTTTGAGGCCACAGTCCAATGTATTCCTCAGAGAGTTCTCGGCTCTGCCTCCTACCAAGTGGGCAAGATGGATGTGCTAAAC GGAACGCCAGCTCGGTTTCTCATCCTCCTGCTGTACAACAGCAGCCTGCTCCCGGCCTACACTCAAGACGAGAG GTTCTTTCAGTGCCTTCAAAAGCTGGTGGTCTGTGGCTTGTCGGGCCCCACGTCCTCTCTGGCATTTGCGGAGGCGGTGCTCGGGGCCATAAAAACCAGCGCCGGGTCCCTTCAGAACAaggagcagctgtggaggatgtggagcgTGATGGTCGGCTCGCTGACGGACACCATCACACAG TCTAATGAAGTTAACCAAGGCGACGCTCTGGAGCACAACTTCAGTGCCGTGCACTCGGCCTTGTTGTTCCCTGTTACACACCTCCTCCACGGAGCGCCTCTGCAGCAG GCGGCCCAGAAGTCGATGCTGTCCACATGGTCCAAGCTGTACAAAGTGTTTGCCCGGTGCTCAGCGCTGGTGGCCACGGCTGAGGAGAACGTCTGCTGTGAGGAGTTCTGTGCAAAGATGGCAGCTTCGATAGACAAAGAGGCCTTAAAG GTCCCCTCCACGTTAAATGCTGTTTCCAGCATCCTCCAGGTCATGATGGAGTGTGTGGACTTCTCACCGTACACGCCTCAATTTCAGCAAAAGCTGAAGT CTCCACACACGCCTGTGAACTGGATGAAGAAACGGAACAAAGCTCTGGGGAACCTGTTCACACTCCAGTCCCTGCTGGTGCAGTGTTTGGAGGTCTATCTGGAGGCTCCGGACGCTTCCCGAGAGGCCGCGGGGGCCGCGCTGGCCTCCATCCTGTCGACGCTCTTCACCAACCTCATCCTCGCCAACTCTGTCCAGGAGGCGCTGACGTCTCTGATTCGGCCTCTCAGCCTGTTGTACGAACAAGCGAGTGCTGAGCCGCCCAAGTTCAGCCCACAGCTTCTGGCAAAG TTGGAGAAGCTTCTCAGCGAGATCCTCAACTGCCTGCAGAACCGCTCCACTCTGGCTTATAACGACGAGCTCCTGGCTCTGCTTTCTTCTTTGCTCTGTGTCTTGTTCCCCCACAAAAGCAAACTCCTGCGCTCCTCAGTCACCCACTTCTGGAACGCCACCTTCGCCAACTCGGTCAGCCTCACTTATCCTGATGAGCTCAG GCCAATATTGAGCCAAGTGAAGCAGAAGACCCCCATCATTCTTCCTGGCTTTGAAGTTGTCACTGTTTCTGATGAGCTCAGTGAACAATATTCG AGTGAGAGTTCCCAGATGGAGACCAAGCTGAGTGGGATGCCTGTGTCATCTGTGGGGAAGAGGGACTCACTGCTGACGAAGGCTGCAGAGCCGAACGACCGGACCACAAAGACCCCCAAGCCAGTTTCT ACAAAGCTGGACTTTGGTTCCCCAAAACCTCCCTGCAGGGGGGTTTTAGAGGAAGAGGCCTCTATCGACTTTGTCTTCATTCCTCCGGAGACGAAGCAGAGAGTTTTGACAGAGCACCAGAAGGAAGTCAAGCGGACTAAAAG GGTGGATATTCCTGCCATGTACAACAACCTTGATGCATCTCTGGATACCACAGTTTTCTCCCAGTTCACTCAGAGCCAGGAGGATTCTGC CAACAAAGTGCCAACAGAACAAGCTGACAAGGTTAACAAAGATGCTACAGGGAAG GATTCTGAGGAAGATATGGAGAATGAAGACCCTGATGTTCTAAGAAAGGAGACACAAGATTATGCAAGCCCCCAAATAGCTGAGAAGATGATGGTTGACCCCCATCAGGAAGAGATGGTCCCAGAGTCAACAGACGTTTCCATGGAGGAGGACACGAAGAGAGGTCTGGTAACAACATCTCAAGAACGCATCAGTCCCAACATGTCTGCATCTCCAGATTTAGTCTCGACTCCTCAGAAACCCAACAGTCGCCGTCAGCCCTTTATCACTCTGGAGAAGTATGGTGATGGAAAGCCTGCCAGTCCCAGCACTGCATCCACATTCAAGGGTCCCCTCGTAAAGACTTCAAACAGCCAAGAACACTCCGGAAGCAGCACAACGCCGTCCTCTCAGGATTTACAGACGTGTGCTCATCCAAACTCCCAAGGTTCTCAGTCCAGTCCCAAAGAAGAAATGAACTCTCAGCGTCCTGTTAATGATGCGACTGAGTCACCTCGAAGGCCAAAAGACTCGGAGATGAAAAGTGAGCCAGTAAGGCTGATTGAGCGCCTGCACAGTGACACCACAGAGGATGAAGATGTTATCCCAGACACTCAAACTAAGATGGAGAGCAAGGAAACCAAAAAGGCTTCAGGAGAGATGAAAACGTCAAGTCAAGAGGAAGAAACTGACTCCGCTTTGGATGATTCTCAATCCTCTGTTATCCAGAGTTCTCAAAGTGAACCTAGACGGTCTGGACGCCACAGAGTCAGACCACTGCTTCCTGGAGAAAACCCAGACGACTGGGAAGAAATGTACAAAAATTACAAACAAAGACGCTCTGGATCTGCTCATAACGATTCTCCAATAGCAGACGGACCGTACACGAGGAGTAAacaggctgctgaggaggacAGTGGCAAAAAGAGGCTACGATCAAGAACCCAGAGAGACCAGGGTGAGTCCAGCCGAACCCCCTCTGAAGGCAAAGCACTCAAGAAGATCAGACTTCTTAAGAGCGTGGAGAGTTCCCTGGACAAACCCCAACCCAGGAGGAGGAGCCCCCGAGAATCCAGCCAAACTGACATGTCAGACTCTCAGTCTGATCACGAAAGCCAGTCACAGGGAAGTCGCAGCAGACCAAGCAAAACACCGGAAGAGGTCAGGCTGAAGAAAAAGGTTTTGCCTGAGAAAGAAGAGTCCAGTCAGACCATCACACCGGAGGCTGAGATTGAACAAGTAGAAAATGATAACGTGCAAAAGATAAACACTCCTTCCCCTCCAGCTATCAAAAAATCCCAAGAGGTTGAGCTTGTAGAACAGAATGAAACAAATAATGAGCTAAAAGACTGTCAAATGCCCACGTTATCCCCTGAAAATGCTGGAAAATCCCAAGAGGTTAAACCTGtggaacagacagacaaagatgGTCTTCAAGCAAAGAGTGAGTCTCCGAGTCTACAAAGGTCTGAGCTTCTAGAAACAGAAAGTAGAGATGCTCTGTTGGTCACTTCTCCAAATAAACAAGAGTCCCAGGACAGAACAAGCACAACATGCGAATTGGACCATCAGAATCTTGTCAAAGACAAACTGAAGACAAAAGTAATGGAGGAGAGCCTCAGTCATGAGGACTCTCAGGAGACCACGCCGTCGTCCGATAGCCAGTCTCTGCGTCGGTCCAGAAGAAGTAAGGCTTCATCTGAGGCCGAGCCTGGAGATGGGAAGCTTTCATTGGAAAAGGAAAGTCCATCTAATTCTCAGACACCTGTGACAGCTTCTGAtcagacagagaccagaggaggaaggactCGAAGGAGCAAAGTACAAGAGCAGGTGACAAAACTGAGTCCGAGCTCAAACACGGATAGTTCTCAGTCACAGGATGCTGCCAGACCCGAGTCCCTGGGCAGAGGCAGATACTCCAGACGCAGGTCTCTAGGAAACGTGGACACCTCAGAGTCGGACTCCTCAGAGCCCAGAGAGAGCGGCCCTGTTCccaagaggagaggaaaaaaacctCGAGCATCTCTGCAAAGTCCTCTTTCCCTCGAATGGAAAGGCAAAAATAATGCTGATACGGCGAAGGATGAGGCCGATCATTCTCAAAAGGAAGAAGCATCAAATGCAGAGGAGGGTAGTTCACAGGAAAGCCCTGAAACGCTCGCTGTTGGAGACATATCACAGGAGCAATGTAACAAGGGGTCTGCAATGAATGTGGAGACTGATGCTGAGGCTTTAGCGGCTGTCGCTCCAGAGAAAACCGAAACCCACGACGCCGAGGAGCAAAGTAGAAAAGAGCTCGACAACGTCTCCTCGGTGGAGAGTGGAGACACCGGGGGCCTGCGGGAGTCAGCTGCACTCAGCGGTGAGACTATTCAGGACAGGTTGCCCTGTGACACAGCTGTGGCGTCTGAGACTTCAGAGGAACCACAGATCTCTGAGACTTCAGAGGAGAAGGTTGAGGACTCGGAAATGGAAGCTGAGGGAAATCAAAAAGATGATTCTGAACAACAAGAACCTGCAGTTAACACAGTGGAGGACGAGTCTCTGAATGTCTTACATGAACTTCTGCCTGCCACAGACCAATGTGTAGAGAAACCATCCACACCTGTTGAAAAGGATAAAGACGATGCCCCCGAAacgttggaggaggaggaaacaaaggcaGATGCTGTGAGCAGCAGCGTCATCACAGATCAGACTCCAGTCTCTGCAGAATCTGCTCAAACAGCATCATTTCAGGAATCTCCAATGAAGCAGGATCTGGATGCAGTCATGGCTGCGGATGTTGGCGAAAGCCCGCTcagcagcaggaccagaggGACCTGGTCCCCGTCAGCCTCCCCATCTACCAGCATTCTCAAGAAGGGCCAGAAGAGGCCGCTAGAGGAGGAGAGCCCCTCCCCTTTGGTCAAG TCCAGACGCGTGTCGTTTGCTAATCCTATCCAACATCAGGAAACCGCAGATGACATCGATCGGCGCAGCCCTGCCATCAGAACCAGCTCCCCCAGAAGATCCAGAGTTAGTGGTTTACCACAGCCTAAG TACGTCACTACTCCCACAAAGGGCCTGATGATCCTGAGTCCCCGAAACCTGCACAGTCCAGGATACAGGAGCTCCAAGAAATGCTTG ATTTCTGAAATGAGCCAAGAGCCTCGAGCGGTCTCCAGAGACTGTATCTATCCTGCACTGGTCGGCTGCTCTGCACCGGTAGAAGCCGTGCTGCCTCAGATCTCCTCCAACATGTG GTCTCGGGGTTTTGGGCACCTTGTTCGAGCCAGAAACATTAAGACCATTGGTGACCTTAGTGCTCTCACACCCAGTGAGGTTAAGACACTGCCCATTCGCTCCCCAAAACTCTCCAATGTCAAGAAAGCACTTAAAAGCTACGAGCAGCAG CGAAAAGGACGAACTAGCGATGAGTTAAAGAGTTTTGATGAGACGGAGATGTTGACCTCTGAACCAGAGGAGATCAGTGCTCCTGAGAACCAGGACGAGGAAGAGAAGGTCCCAGCAGAGACGCTGG CGAccgagctgctggatgagccgGCTCCTGCAGACGTGCAGCATCAGGCGCCTGAAGGGGAGCTGGTGTCGGAGGTGGAGGCCCTGACGAGCAGGATGACCCCCGTGGAGCTCAGTCGCTTGTCGCcgcagcagctggttcagatGCACGAGCACCTGGGAGGAATGATGAGGTGtgtggtgatggagctgcagacgcgtCTCTGCCAGACGGACAACAGCGCCTGA